The following are encoded together in the Trueperaceae bacterium genome:
- a CDS encoding BMP family ABC transporter substrate-binding protein, with protein MNKRGLSIVVALALALGLGYGLAQQTFDVAVFFPGTLGGNPLEPPITAGVARVRQDFPNVTVRVVEGGAASDWESGLTALVATQTYELIITLTDGMPQILQSVSAMFPDQKYALLDSAVEGLPNVYSLMYSDEALGFVGGVFAGLLSKNFSMSGDSASPKVGLLAGTPYPQMDNKIHPGYAAGAHYVDPSIEVLFAAVGDWNNPNRARDLALNMFNRGTTAIMSITGGGDPGVHKAASETGRYAIAVNTNQNASMPGVILGSVLKRIDNSIHSAVEAALAGTLPYGTTDIAGVKEGAISIADDDLYREFVPGSIRDELASVMDGIVSGEIDLAALLQAELGN; from the coding sequence ATGAATAAGCGTGGCTTGTCGATCGTAGTCGCTCTAGCGTTGGCGCTTGGCCTTGGCTACGGCCTCGCGCAACAGACCTTCGACGTAGCGGTGTTCTTCCCCGGCACCTTGGGCGGCAACCCGCTCGAGCCGCCGATCACCGCCGGCGTGGCGCGCGTCCGCCAGGACTTCCCGAACGTCACGGTGCGCGTGGTGGAGGGCGGCGCCGCCTCGGACTGGGAGTCCGGGCTGACCGCCCTCGTGGCCACCCAGACGTACGAGCTGATCATCACCCTCACCGACGGGATGCCGCAGATCCTCCAGTCGGTGTCTGCCATGTTCCCCGACCAGAAGTACGCGCTGCTCGACTCCGCCGTCGAGGGGCTGCCCAACGTCTACTCGCTGATGTACTCCGACGAGGCGCTCGGCTTCGTCGGCGGCGTGTTCGCCGGCCTCCTCTCCAAGAACTTCAGCATGTCCGGCGACTCCGCCAGCCCCAAGGTGGGCCTGCTCGCCGGCACGCCGTACCCGCAGATGGACAACAAGATCCACCCGGGCTACGCGGCCGGCGCGCACTACGTCGACCCCAGCATCGAGGTGCTGTTCGCGGCCGTCGGCGACTGGAACAACCCCAACCGGGCCCGCGACCTCGCCCTCAACATGTTCAACCGCGGCACCACGGCCATCATGTCGATCACGGGCGGCGGCGACCCGGGCGTACACAAGGCGGCCTCGGAGACCGGCCGCTACGCCATCGCGGTCAACACCAACCAGAACGCCTCCATGCCGGGCGTCATCCTCGGCTCGGTGCTCAAGCGCATCGACAACTCCATCCACAGCGCCGTCGAGGCGGCGTTGGCCGGCACCCTGCCCTACGGCACGACCGACATCGCCGGCGTGAAGGAAGGCGCCATCTCGATAGCGGACGACGACCTGTACAGGGAGTTCGTGCCTGGGTCGATCCGTGACGAGCTGGCTTCCGTCATGGACGGCATCGTTTCCGGCGAGATCGACCTCGCGGCCCTCCTCCAGGCCGAGTTGGGCAACTGA
- a CDS encoding DMT family transporter: MIRATAQTIARRSATFAGELWALAAVVGYTGSNLFGRAGVALGNPVAGPLLRDLPSFLLGLSLLSRAGRYRQLLPGRSAFQGAKLVPFVLSGAISVIGTFAFFFSLSIGGVNIAVPVLQTQLLWGALFGWLLLGERVLPRGVFGIAVTFAGLCVLAVGQSRGTPVSDAWFTALLLALVPAVAWGLSGVIWRRGQMQGVERSAGMTVHYGTSVLVSLSFLIIARQLDVYRALGWESLVSLVMSGICGGVIAAFAMFTAIKLLPAATVFVLNGLTPLLTAVGGAWFLGEYVNPLMWAGIALTSLGVVVFQVTKPVRVGAPVVPADVPADVPAAGAPGAPGAATAAPASDPRPGRRRP, translated from the coding sequence ATGATCAGAGCGACCGCCCAGACCATCGCCAGACGCTCCGCCACGTTCGCGGGGGAGCTGTGGGCGCTTGCGGCGGTCGTCGGCTACACCGGCTCGAACCTGTTCGGCCGCGCGGGCGTCGCCTTGGGCAACCCCGTCGCCGGCCCCCTGCTGCGCGACCTCCCGAGCTTCCTGCTCGGGCTGTCGCTGCTGAGCCGCGCGGGACGCTACCGCCAGCTCTTACCCGGTCGGAGCGCTTTCCAAGGCGCCAAGCTGGTCCCCTTCGTCCTCAGCGGCGCCATCTCGGTCATCGGCACCTTCGCGTTCTTCTTCTCACTGAGCATCGGCGGCGTGAACATCGCGGTGCCCGTCCTCCAGACTCAGCTCCTCTGGGGCGCCCTCTTCGGCTGGCTCCTCCTCGGCGAGCGCGTCCTGCCCCGGGGCGTCTTCGGCATCGCCGTGACGTTCGCCGGCCTGTGCGTGCTCGCCGTCGGGCAGAGCAGGGGCACCCCCGTGTCCGACGCCTGGTTCACGGCCTTGCTGTTGGCGCTGGTGCCGGCGGTGGCCTGGGGCCTCTCCGGCGTCATCTGGCGCCGCGGCCAGATGCAAGGCGTCGAGCGCTCCGCCGGCATGACCGTGCACTACGGCACGTCGGTCCTCGTCAGCCTGAGCTTCCTCATCATCGCCCGTCAGCTGGACGTGTACCGGGCGCTCGGCTGGGAGAGCCTGGTCTCGCTCGTCATGAGCGGCATCTGCGGTGGCGTGATCGCCGCGTTCGCCATGTTCACCGCCATCAAGCTCCTGCCGGCCGCCACCGTCTTCGTCCTGAACGGCCTCACGCCCCTCCTCACCGCGGTGGGGGGAGCCTGGTTCCTTGGGGAGTACGTCAACCCGCTCATGTGGGCAGGCATCGCGCTCACCAGCCTCGGCGTCGTCGTGTTCCAGGTCACCAAGCCCGTCAGGGTCGGCGCGCCGGTCGTGCCGGCAGACGTGCCGGCAGACGTGCCGGCGGCGGGCGCCCCCGGCGCGCCGGGCGCCGCGACGGCCGCGCCGGCATCCGACCCGCGCCCCGGGAGGCGGCGTCCATGA
- a CDS encoding ABC transporter permease, with protein sequence MTDRLLDRLADGLSLALTIGVALVAGAVIIWLTSADPGHALRAFFLGPFQNKLFFGNMLQTAAPLLLTGLGVAVAFQVGAVNLGAEGQVYAGALAGATLLLFPPFVSPWLIPVAVVAAGAAGALFAWLAGWLRTRFGATEVIGSFLIGAALIQLFDFFLRRYLADPTAGFPTSKPLAATFRLARLLPPSNLNVMFAIGIVLAVVAFFVLYRTTFGYRIRLTGLSVKYARYSGIRVGWHFLVAMAISGALAGIAGVGEVMGVQGRLVTGLSNNLGWNGVTVALVARLHPLGVIPAALLYGYLHSGATVAGLMSDVSPRIASIIQSLIFYMITAQAIYVWLRRRLGAARANAGPGGALPSGATGRPRRQGGPSAARSDR encoded by the coding sequence ATGACCGACCGCCTGCTCGATCGACTCGCCGACGGGCTCAGCCTCGCCTTGACCATCGGCGTGGCGCTCGTCGCCGGGGCAGTCATCATCTGGCTGACGAGCGCCGACCCTGGCCACGCCCTCCGCGCCTTCTTCCTCGGCCCGTTCCAGAACAAGCTCTTCTTCGGCAACATGCTGCAGACGGCGGCGCCCCTCCTGTTGACGGGCCTCGGCGTCGCGGTGGCCTTCCAGGTCGGCGCCGTGAACCTCGGCGCCGAAGGCCAGGTGTACGCGGGGGCGCTGGCCGGCGCGACGCTCCTACTGTTCCCACCGTTCGTCAGCCCGTGGCTGATCCCCGTCGCCGTGGTGGCGGCCGGAGCGGCCGGCGCGCTCTTCGCCTGGCTCGCCGGTTGGTTGCGGACGCGCTTCGGCGCCACGGAAGTCATCGGCTCGTTCCTGATCGGCGCGGCGCTCATCCAGCTCTTCGACTTCTTCCTCAGGCGCTACCTGGCCGACCCCACGGCGGGCTTCCCCACCTCCAAGCCGCTCGCCGCCACCTTCCGCCTCGCGAGGCTGCTGCCGCCTTCGAACCTCAACGTCATGTTCGCGATCGGCATCGTGCTGGCGGTCGTGGCCTTCTTCGTGCTGTACCGCACGACCTTCGGCTACCGCATCCGCCTGACGGGTCTGAGCGTGAAGTACGCGCGCTACAGCGGCATCCGCGTCGGGTGGCACTTCCTCGTGGCCATGGCCATCAGCGGGGCGTTGGCCGGCATCGCCGGCGTGGGGGAGGTGATGGGGGTGCAGGGCCGCCTCGTGACGGGCCTCTCGAACAACCTCGGTTGGAACGGCGTAACCGTGGCGCTGGTCGCGCGCCTCCATCCTCTAGGAGTGATCCCGGCAGCGCTCCTCTACGGCTACCTGCACTCCGGTGCCACGGTAGCGGGCCTCATGTCGGACGTCTCGCCCCGCATAGCCTCGATCATCCAGTCCTTGATCTTCTACATGATCACGGCGCAGGCCATCTACGTCTGGCTGAGGCGAAGGCTGGGAGCCGCACGCGCGAACGCGGGGCCCGGTGGCGCCCTGCCGAGCGGCGCGACCGGAAGGCCACGGCGTCAGGGCGGCCCGAGCGCCGCGCGGAGCGACCGATGA
- a CDS encoding AAA family ATPase, with protein MDASISMIPIMANTFHRPYDELTEDEQRLVNDLVVKLHRGIYTPGQNLEKLGGAASNAHSMRVNDDVRLILSVQGQYAVLCYVGHHDDAYRWAESHRLEVNEDTGAAQFVVIDEKTVEVVKRKVVDQEPETPEERLSRRPFKHLADARLGQLGVPKAWRALVRDASEETFLGELGKQLPEEAREYLLEIAAGGTPKLPAKVAGRDPFDHPDARRRFRILNVDDDALRRALAEPWEDWEVFLHPAQQDAVDRSHSGPARVSGGPGTGKTVVAVHRAARLAREGRGKVLLTSFSKTLAERLQEQVNSLMRLEPEARARVDVVHLHQVAVRGYNDRSPRPFKALQSAGLDELLRRAWNEAGGGGQTLAFAEAEWDMVVDPHGLRDFASYRVTERATRVTPLGPPARERLWPVFDRLHELLDEEGLTTWSGVCWRFARMLDEAGERPYTHVVADEAQDLGPAELRLLRALAPEGENDVFIAGDGYQRIFKPRTSFLAAGLEVRGRSSVLRLNYRTTEEIRKAADALVAR; from the coding sequence ATGGATGCGTCGATCTCGATGATCCCCATCATGGCCAATACGTTCCATAGGCCGTACGACGAGCTTACCGAGGACGAGCAGAGGCTCGTGAACGACCTAGTCGTGAAGTTGCATCGCGGCATCTACACACCCGGCCAGAACCTCGAGAAGCTCGGCGGCGCGGCCTCGAACGCCCACTCCATGCGGGTGAACGACGACGTCAGGCTCATCCTCAGCGTTCAAGGGCAGTACGCCGTCCTGTGCTACGTCGGCCACCACGACGACGCCTACAGGTGGGCGGAGAGCCACAGGCTGGAGGTGAACGAGGACACGGGAGCGGCCCAGTTCGTGGTCATCGACGAGAAGACCGTCGAGGTGGTCAAGCGCAAGGTCGTCGACCAGGAGCCCGAGACGCCCGAGGAACGCCTCAGCCGTCGCCCCTTCAAGCACCTGGCGGACGCGCGCCTCGGGCAGCTCGGCGTGCCGAAGGCATGGCGCGCGCTCGTGCGCGACGCCTCCGAGGAGACGTTCCTCGGCGAGCTCGGCAAGCAGCTCCCAGAAGAGGCTCGTGAGTACCTCCTCGAGATCGCGGCCGGTGGCACGCCTAAACTCCCGGCCAAGGTCGCCGGCCGCGACCCCTTCGACCACCCGGACGCCAGGCGCCGCTTCCGCATACTGAACGTCGACGACGACGCGTTGCGCCGTGCCCTCGCCGAGCCGTGGGAGGACTGGGAGGTCTTCCTCCACCCCGCCCAGCAGGACGCGGTGGACCGCAGCCATAGCGGCCCCGCCCGCGTGAGCGGCGGCCCTGGCACGGGCAAGACCGTCGTGGCCGTGCACCGCGCGGCCAGGCTGGCCCGCGAGGGGCGCGGGAAGGTGCTGCTCACGTCGTTCTCCAAGACGCTGGCCGAGCGTCTGCAAGAGCAAGTGAACTCGCTGATGCGCCTGGAGCCCGAAGCCAGAGCGCGGGTCGACGTCGTCCACCTCCACCAGGTGGCCGTGCGCGGCTACAACGACCGCTCGCCGCGGCCCTTCAAGGCGTTGCAGAGCGCCGGGCTCGACGAGCTGCTGCGGCGGGCCTGGAACGAAGCGGGCGGCGGCGGGCAGACGCTGGCGTTCGCGGAAGCCGAGTGGGACATGGTCGTCGACCCGCACGGCCTCCGCGACTTCGCGTCGTACCGGGTGACCGAGCGAGCCACGCGCGTCACGCCCCTCGGGCCGCCCGCGCGGGAGCGGCTCTGGCCCGTGTTCGACCGCCTGCACGAGCTGCTGGACGAGGAAGGGCTCACCACGTGGTCGGGCGTGTGCTGGCGCTTCGCGCGCATGTTGGACGAGGCCGGCGAGCGCCCGTACACGCACGTCGTGGCTGACGAGGCGCAGGACCTCGGGCCTGCCGAGCTGAGGCTCCTGCGCGCGCTGGCCCCGGAGGGCGAGAACGACGTGTTCATCGCCGGCGACGGCTACCAACGCATCTTCAAGCCCCGCACGTCGTTCCTGGCCGCGGGGCTGGAAGTGCGCGGCCGGTCGAGCGTCCTCCGCCTCAACTACCGCACCACGGAGGAGATCAGGAAGGCGGCCGACGCGCTCGTGGCGCG
- a CDS encoding FGGY-family carbohydrate kinase → MSRPERPRPTGGPGDLVLGVDLGTTGFKAGAFDAEGHLVAAGKVEYALDRPRAAWAEQPAERWWEAFELVLSQIRENVDTRLIRAISVAGQSPTVVPVGPDGAALRPAITWADRRAVAQAAWMTETLGAGFVSIEFESLPRVLWIRDNEPEVFGRTAAFLQSYEYLALRLTGAAVTIEPLDGLPSWTDDRLERLGLERTRFPARTVGAGRVIGTVRPAVAEAIGLHPEAQVVSGTVDAFAHWIGVNLSRHCQLSNIGGTSEGVAFASDAPLTDPRHRVFRMRSPFGAGWVIGGAMSNSGGLLDWAVAKLGGQRADHDSVLAAIARVRPGSEGLIALPYFRGERTPIYDADARGCFFGVTAEHGPEHLGRALLEGVAFGLRQVVGILSDIGGDVERVVISGGTARAAAWNRIKADVLGKPVHVPSVTDSGVLGAAILARAAVSDEPLSQVAQRMVHDREVIEPDAKNTAVYDQTYPLFLELYERLKEPYRRLAELSPSA, encoded by the coding sequence ATGAGCCGGCCCGAACGCCCACGCCCCACGGGCGGACCCGGCGACCTCGTCCTGGGCGTCGACCTCGGCACCACGGGCTTCAAGGCCGGGGCGTTCGACGCCGAGGGGCACCTCGTGGCGGCGGGCAAGGTGGAGTACGCGCTCGATCGGCCGCGCGCCGCGTGGGCGGAGCAGCCCGCCGAGCGTTGGTGGGAGGCGTTCGAGCTGGTGCTGAGCCAGATCCGCGAGAACGTCGACACGCGCCTCATCCGTGCCATCTCCGTGGCGGGTCAGTCGCCGACCGTCGTGCCCGTGGGCCCGGACGGCGCAGCGCTCAGGCCGGCCATCACGTGGGCCGACCGGCGCGCGGTCGCGCAGGCCGCCTGGATGACGGAGACGTTGGGGGCCGGCTTCGTGAGCATCGAGTTCGAGTCCTTGCCACGCGTCCTTTGGATCAGGGACAACGAGCCGGAAGTGTTCGGGCGCACCGCGGCCTTCCTGCAGTCTTACGAGTACCTCGCCTTGCGGCTGACGGGCGCGGCCGTGACCATCGAGCCGCTCGACGGCTTGCCGAGCTGGACCGACGACCGCTTGGAGCGCCTGGGCCTGGAACGGACCCGCTTCCCCGCTCGCACGGTGGGCGCCGGCCGCGTCATCGGCACGGTGCGCCCCGCCGTGGCCGAGGCCATCGGCTTGCACCCCGAGGCACAAGTGGTGAGCGGCACCGTCGACGCGTTCGCGCACTGGATCGGCGTGAACTTGAGCCGCCACTGCCAGCTCTCCAACATCGGCGGCACCTCGGAGGGCGTGGCTTTCGCCTCCGACGCGCCCCTCACCGACCCGAGGCACCGGGTCTTCCGCATGCGCAGCCCCTTCGGCGCCGGCTGGGTGATAGGCGGCGCCATGTCGAACAGCGGCGGCCTCCTCGACTGGGCGGTCGCCAAGCTGGGCGGTCAGCGCGCCGACCACGACTCCGTGCTCGCCGCCATCGCCCGCGTGAGGCCAGGCAGCGAGGGCCTGATCGCCCTCCCATACTTCCGCGGCGAGCGGACCCCCATCTACGACGCCGACGCCCGCGGCTGCTTCTTCGGCGTGACCGCCGAGCACGGCCCCGAGCACCTCGGACGGGCGCTCCTCGAGGGCGTGGCCTTCGGCCTGCGTCAGGTCGTCGGCATCCTCTCGGACATCGGCGGCGACGTCGAGCGCGTCGTGATCAGCGGGGGGACCGCCCGCGCCGCCGCGTGGAACCGGATCAAGGCCGACGTCCTCGGGAAGCCCGTCCACGTACCCTCGGTCACAGACTCCGGCGTGCTCGGCGCCGCGATCCTCGCGCGCGCCGCCGTAAGCGACGAGCCGCTGAGCCAAGTGGCGCAGCGCATGGTCCACGATCGGGAGGTGATAGAACCGGACGCGAAGAACACGGCGGTCTACGACCAGACGTACCCGCTCTTCCTCGAGCTCTACGAGCGCCTGAAGGAGCCGTACCGCCGCCTGGCCGAGTTGAGCCCATCAGCGTAG
- a CDS encoding ABC transporter ATP-binding protein: MAPYLVCEGLSKTYGGTLRALQGVSLSVERGKVHAFIGENSAGKSTLAKIIGGMVAPDAGSMSFDGKPYAPGKPRDAHAHGIGMVHQHFTLFPALTVAENIVLGDEPTRLGQVDIARAVEEVRALSEEYGMPLDPRRRLHDLSVGEQQRVEILKELRRDVELLILDEPTAVLTPQEVEKLFKGIRRLIRENRTVIFIAHKLEEVLAIADEITVMRKGRVVGHRDRAEATKEELVRLMVGESLPLDVRRYGGEPGGEKLVTRELTIRDERGRLELDGITLSVNAGEILGLAGVEGNGQRALEQVLGGLIEPTTGSVVLNGAAITRASPARRRRLGLAYVPADRLEWGCAPQASVFENAMTQCYRRESTAGILRRRRLRQVVRSMFERFDVRAPDLDSPISSLSGGNIQKLILARELGSERSERLEAIVISNPSRGIDIRGVQFVHDLLAGYRDAGCAVLLISTDLDEILALSDRIGVLYTGRLVAMLPGQGRTSKTELGRYMLQGDDKERAA, from the coding sequence ATGGCCCCGTATCTGGTGTGTGAAGGCCTCTCGAAGACGTACGGCGGAACCCTGCGCGCCCTCCAGGGGGTCAGCCTGAGCGTCGAGCGGGGGAAGGTACACGCGTTCATCGGGGAGAACAGCGCCGGTAAGAGCACGCTCGCCAAGATCATCGGCGGGATGGTGGCGCCGGACGCCGGGAGCATGAGCTTCGACGGCAAGCCCTACGCCCCCGGTAAGCCGCGAGACGCGCACGCGCACGGGATCGGCATGGTGCATCAGCACTTCACGCTGTTCCCGGCCCTCACGGTCGCGGAGAACATAGTCCTGGGCGACGAGCCTACCCGCCTCGGCCAGGTCGACATCGCCAGGGCCGTGGAGGAGGTGAGGGCGTTGTCCGAGGAGTACGGCATGCCCCTCGACCCCAGGCGGCGCCTCCACGACCTGTCGGTAGGCGAGCAGCAGCGGGTCGAGATCCTGAAGGAGCTGCGCCGCGACGTCGAGCTCCTCATCCTCGACGAGCCCACCGCCGTCCTCACGCCCCAGGAGGTCGAGAAGCTCTTCAAGGGCATCCGGCGCCTGATCCGCGAGAACCGGACCGTCATCTTCATCGCCCACAAGCTCGAGGAAGTGCTCGCCATCGCGGACGAGATCACGGTCATGCGCAAAGGCCGGGTAGTCGGGCACCGCGACCGCGCCGAGGCCACCAAGGAGGAGCTCGTGCGGCTCATGGTGGGCGAGAGCCTGCCGTTGGACGTGCGGCGCTACGGCGGCGAACCGGGGGGCGAGAAGCTCGTCACACGCGAGCTGACCATCCGGGACGAACGGGGGCGGCTAGAACTCGACGGGATCACGTTGAGCGTCAACGCGGGCGAGATCCTCGGCCTGGCCGGCGTGGAAGGGAACGGCCAGCGGGCGCTCGAGCAGGTGCTCGGCGGGTTGATCGAGCCCACCACCGGCAGCGTGGTCCTCAACGGGGCGGCCATCACGCGCGCTTCGCCAGCCAGGCGGCGCAGGCTGGGCCTCGCCTACGTCCCGGCCGACCGGCTGGAGTGGGGCTGCGCCCCCCAGGCGAGCGTCTTCGAGAACGCCATGACGCAGTGCTACAGGCGCGAATCCACCGCAGGTATCTTGCGACGCAGGCGGCTGCGGCAGGTCGTCCGCTCCATGTTCGAGCGCTTCGACGTCCGCGCGCCCGACCTCGACTCCCCTATCTCCTCCCTCTCTGGCGGCAACATCCAGAAGCTGATCCTGGCGCGCGAGCTCGGCTCCGAGCGGAGCGAGCGGCTGGAAGCGATCGTCATCTCCAACCCCAGCCGCGGCATCGACATCAGGGGCGTGCAGTTCGTCCACGACCTGCTCGCGGGCTACCGCGACGCCGGCTGCGCCGTCCTCCTGATCTCCACCGACCTGGACGAGATCCTCGCCCTCAGCGACCGCATCGGCGTGCTCTACACGGGCAGGCTCGTCGCCATGCTGCCCGGCCAAGGCCGCACCAGCAAGACGGAGCTGGGGCGCTACATGCTGCAGGGCGACGACAAGGAGCGTGCGGCATGA
- a CDS encoding aldehyde dehydrogenase family protein, with the protein MREFGLYIDGEWTDALGGGTFEVIDPANGRPVARVARGGAQDVERAVRAATKAAAAWQAMPLRERAAAMRRVADLMQRDTEELALLETLDSGGTLWYSEVTVTDIAAKRFEYFAGLVDKVEGQQIPVSANHLVYTALEPLGVTAHIIPWNGPLWEASRSVPPALAAGNAVILKPAQEALLGAIKLGELAKEAGLPDGLVNVIPGPGSDVGEALVQHPGIHGITFTGSVATGQRIMRGAAATMKRLVLELGGNAANIVFDDADLERAVEGSVWAAFSNSGQICVSGPRILVHESVREEFTARFVERVKSLSVGPGVENHPIGPVVSEHHMRSVLDYIEVGKQEGAKLLTGGQRATDGALRDGYFVMPTVFDDVTPSMRIWREEIFGPVVTITGFRTEEEAVHMANDTEYGLANGMWTQSLARAHRVARLLQSGQVYVNEWFCGDIQCPAGGYKMSGIGREEGQQALGNYLQLKSVRVNLG; encoded by the coding sequence TTGAGAGAGTTCGGCCTTTACATAGACGGCGAGTGGACCGATGCGCTCGGTGGCGGCACCTTCGAGGTCATCGACCCAGCCAACGGCCGCCCGGTCGCGCGAGTGGCGCGCGGCGGCGCGCAGGACGTCGAGCGCGCGGTGCGCGCGGCGACCAAGGCCGCGGCGGCTTGGCAGGCCATGCCGCTGCGCGAGCGCGCGGCCGCCATGCGGCGAGTAGCCGACCTCATGCAGCGCGACACGGAGGAGCTGGCGCTACTCGAGACGCTGGACTCCGGTGGCACGCTCTGGTACTCGGAGGTGACCGTGACGGACATCGCGGCCAAGCGGTTCGAGTACTTCGCCGGCCTCGTCGACAAGGTCGAGGGGCAGCAGATCCCGGTCTCCGCGAACCACCTCGTCTACACGGCCCTCGAGCCGCTCGGGGTGACCGCTCACATCATCCCGTGGAACGGGCCGCTCTGGGAGGCGTCGCGCAGCGTGCCCCCGGCCTTGGCGGCCGGGAACGCCGTCATCCTGAAGCCCGCCCAGGAGGCGCTCCTCGGCGCCATCAAGCTCGGCGAGCTCGCCAAGGAGGCGGGGCTGCCAGACGGCCTCGTCAACGTGATCCCCGGGCCCGGCTCGGACGTTGGGGAGGCGTTGGTCCAGCACCCAGGCATCCACGGCATCACGTTCACCGGCTCCGTAGCCACCGGCCAGCGGATCATGCGCGGGGCGGCGGCCACCATGAAGCGCCTCGTGCTGGAGCTCGGCGGCAACGCCGCGAACATCGTCTTCGACGACGCCGACCTGGAGCGGGCCGTGGAAGGCAGCGTCTGGGCCGCGTTCTCAAACTCGGGTCAGATCTGCGTGTCCGGGCCTCGCATACTGGTGCACGAGTCCGTGCGCGAGGAGTTCACGGCGCGTTTCGTCGAGCGCGTCAAGAGCCTGAGCGTGGGACCGGGCGTGGAGAACCACCCCATCGGCCCCGTCGTCTCGGAGCACCACATGCGCTCCGTGCTCGACTACATCGAGGTCGGTAAGCAGGAGGGCGCGAAGCTCCTGACGGGCGGTCAACGCGCGACGGACGGGGCGTTACGCGACGGTTACTTCGTGATGCCAACGGTCTTCGACGACGTGACCCCGAGCATGCGCATCTGGCGCGAGGAGATCTTCGGTCCGGTCGTGACCATCACGGGCTTCCGCACCGAGGAGGAGGCCGTGCACATGGCGAACGACACCGAGTACGGCCTTGCCAACGGCATGTGGACGCAGAGCCTAGCGCGCGCGCACCGGGTGGCCCGGCTCCTGCAATCCGGCCAGGTGTACGTGAACGAGTGGTTCTGCGGCGATATCCAGTGCCCCGCCGGGGGGTACAAGATGAGCGGCATAGGGCGCGAGGAAGGCCAGCAGGCGCTGGGGAACTACCTGCAGCTGAAGAGCGTCAGGGTGAACTTGGGGTAG
- a CDS encoding ABC transporter permease, translated as MSSLAEVFNLQLLFDVLRMTTPILLLALGGMITDRAGVLNIALEGLLVFGAFAAVVGTGMTGNLLVGVVAALVGSGLLSLAFAWFALYLRGNIFIVGLATNAFAAAVTTYASWLISGREGSLSYPQAPTIGPITVPLVKDVHFLSFLSGHTVIDYTAWALVLVVSFVVFRTRMGLRLRAVGQEPLAARAVGLSVRRIRYLAVLASGLLAGLAGAQLSLTLGGFVQNMSAGRGWIGLVASIVGSGTAFGSAAASLLFGATEGVANSLQITAPKVPAQLLFALPYVITLAALVFYSATRSRKKGVLDT; from the coding sequence ATGAGCTCACTGGCGGAGGTCTTCAACCTGCAGTTGCTGTTCGACGTGCTGCGCATGACGACGCCCATCCTCCTGCTAGCGCTCGGTGGCATGATCACCGACAGGGCGGGGGTGCTCAACATCGCCCTGGAGGGGCTCCTGGTGTTCGGAGCCTTCGCCGCGGTCGTCGGCACCGGCATGACGGGGAACCTGCTCGTCGGCGTGGTCGCCGCCCTCGTCGGCAGCGGGCTCCTGTCGCTCGCCTTCGCATGGTTCGCCCTGTACCTACGCGGCAACATCTTCATCGTCGGCCTCGCCACGAACGCGTTCGCGGCCGCCGTCACCACCTACGCCTCGTGGCTGATCTCGGGGCGCGAGGGCTCGCTCAGCTACCCGCAGGCGCCCACGATCGGCCCAATCACCGTGCCGCTGGTGAAGGACGTCCACTTCCTGTCGTTCCTGAGCGGCCACACGGTCATCGACTACACGGCCTGGGCCCTCGTGCTCGTGGTCTCGTTCGTGGTGTTCCGCACGCGCATGGGGCTGCGCCTCAGGGCGGTCGGGCAAGAGCCGCTGGCGGCGCGAGCAGTCGGGCTGTCGGTCCGCCGCATCAGGTACCTCGCCGTGCTGGCTAGTGGGCTCCTCGCCGGGCTGGCCGGCGCCCAGCTCTCCCTGACCCTCGGGGGCTTCGTCCAGAACATGTCCGCCGGGCGCGGGTGGATCGGACTCGTCGCCTCGATAGTGGGGAGCGGGACGGCGTTCGGGTCCGCCGCGGCCTCGCTCCTGTTCGGGGCCACGGAGGGGGTGGCGAACTCGCTCCAGATCACCGCTCCCAAGGTGCCGGCCCAGCTCCTCTTCGCCCTGCCCTATGTGATCACCCTTGCAGCCCTGGTGTTCTACAGTGCTACCCGCTCACGCAAGAAGGGCGTGCTCGACACGTGA